The genomic DNA ATCTAACAtcaaatagtatttttttaaaataattttctaattttatctgGACTCATTTGTAGATTAATATATAACATATTTCCATgcgtcttattttatttatttatattcggccatatttaaattatttacatcaGAGTTATTCATATGCGTTATAAACTTATAGATCATTTATGgttatatttgtaatattaataTAGTAGCTTGTCAACTAAAAAGTGATTTCCACTTTGGGGtcaatgaagtatattctatgCTAAGTGAATGTAGTAATTATGGAGAAGTGAATAAGAACCTtctaaaagtttgtttctttccatATTCTGTGCGGGCGGAGCTTTTGGGAGCTCCTGGTGAAAGTTTAGCTCAGTTGGTGTTTGTCTTCGGCTCTGGGTCCGATTGGAAACTTGAGCTGGACTCACCCTGTTGTAGGAGCGAGCGTCTCTGTagtaaagcactttgaggcAGCGCTCCACCAGATCCCGGGCTTCCTGCTTGCTGATGTCCGCCTTGTTCTCCACCACCTCCCTCATCAGAGGCTGGAAGCAcaacaaatcaaacttttacttaaaaacaaacactttcaaTCCACAGAGACCTGATTCACGTCAAACACTTCAAGGTTTGAAATTACACAGCCTGGGAATCCTGGATTCCTCATAagattacaactttattctcatcattgaagaaagaaaaacgtaGGCTGGCCCTAATACTCCATCATAGAGTCGAcctatcaaaataaaaggaagccTGGCCTTGCTGACATCacctgttaccatggaaacggaaggaggaaaaaagaaagctaaatatGATTCATCGCCTTGTCCCACAGTTATGGTTGAATGATCCCATATGAACCCAaatcttttttaacatttaaattataaaatgttgttttcattttcacatgGGGACTCACCTGAGCCAGGTACGCTCCAAACCCGGTGGCGACTGTTGGAGCCTCGTAAGCAACTCCCAGCTTGTCCACATAACCCAGAAAACTGgagaagacaaaacatttaGTAAGTTAATGaagttttccaaacttttcGTTTCTGTGGAGCGCTCACCTTTCCCCGTTGTAGAAACCTCCGATGACCACGGTGTTCCACAGAGGATTCATCTTGCTGCGGCGGTTGTACATCACTCTGGTCAGCCAGGAGTGGATGGCCTTCGGACTGTAGCTGTGGCCGTCTCCGAGCAGCTCCTCATCGATGCTAACAGCAGAAACAACATTTACGTCCAGAGCGATCCAGAATCAGCACGCGGGTTCAGTTcttacagctggaaactagagatcaggtCCGATTGCtcagacctgaaccttcagagccacataaagacggttacagtcggccttctatcacctgaagaacgtTTGCAGGATTcgattagaggactaatgtcccagTAAGATCTAGAGCGGTGTTTCTCAAACTTCTTCAGACCTAACCAATTTAACAAATCACCTGGCTTGAAATTGTGCCACAATAAAACCACATCTTAATATATACAccctgaaattaaaatattagtctcttaactcatttattgttgttttctttggtcATCCTAATGAGAAATGTGTTGCTGTTTCACATTTCCTTCTAAATGTGAATGATCATGAACATATTGGgatgttttgagttatttacagattctttaAGTTTGATTTCTAAGTGGGTTTGCTTTTAGTCGTTAATGAGGAACTTACACCATCTGTTCAATGACCTGCTTTAGGTACTGATAGTCAGCGTAGTCCCCTGATGCTCCCAGGATGGTGTTGTCGTTCacctattaaaaaaacaaacaattaaaaacattataaacaaCTTTCAGTTATATACATCTCTGTTTTCTTGTTGACAGTGGTCGTCACCTTCATGAGGCGGGAAATGTTCCTGAACCGAGCCAGAGAGCCATAAGAACCCAACATGTCCGCCGCAATGATGACGCCGCCTGTGAACTTCACACCAAGCACCGATGTTCCAGTTACCATCGGGTTACTgcgaaaagaaagaagaaatatcCAATAATTGACATGACTGTAAAAGTCTATAGAATCTGCATATCATTGCCTGGTGAAAATATTCCTAATGAGTAACGCAGCTCGAGCAACCAAAGATCAGTTTCTgtacagtaaaactaaaattgtataaagattttacaaaacTACAAAACCTCTACTTTTCCATCCTTACTTTTTTGTTACCATATAAAATACAGCAACAtctatttctgtgtttctttgtttgtcttctCGAACCCCCAGTTGGGTGGTTTCatgctaataaaaacataattactgatttgaattttaattacaGAATATGTCAGTAATAggtaagcctgtcacaataagcagtTAAAAcgagatcattttatttttaaggaaaatgttgTTTACATGCACATCattggtttaaataaaaccaattttatTAATGGTTTCGGTTtgaagtggtttttatttccgttttattAATTGGTTTtggttgtcatgttttattttggatatttaaaatatcttccggTTCCAGTGTTTAATGTCCTTtactaaatgtaattttactaGTCTTTAAGAGGATGAACtttcattattatgccattattaatATGtcacttgaaaattgtctcaaaataacaatattatcattgATTGTAAAAATTACTGCGATGATTTATCATTCTGAAAAATTTATAATTGTGACAGGCATAGTAATAGGCACCTATAATTACTTTATTTCCATAACACTAAAATAGTATTACTCAACTACTCTTGGAAATcaggataaaataataaataataaacataagccttttctcaaagttttgcattttattattctaataATTACTTTAAAGACTGCAGATCGTCTCTGAAGTAATTATCTTACTTTTTATATCTGGGAACAACAATCTGCTGTCTAAGTTAGCTTAGAGAGCTAACAGGCTACGATTTATCAAACGCCTAAAACCAGATTTAAATAGATTACCTAATGTCTGataatctttattatttaattaatataataaCTCCAagtgtttgtttactttaataaagtcataaacCTTAATGTTGCGGTaaactgttaaatgttttagcCTTAGTTAGCAGCAGCCGTTTCTCCATGATGATACAGCACAGCAGCGGAGATCAAACCGAAACCAGAACCGGTGTTCGGCTTCATTACGAGGTTCTGGTTCCGAGCCAGACATCTACTCACAGTGTGTGTCTAACTGGACCGCATGATGTTCCGGACCCGGTGCTGCTGGTGCCAGGGAAAGAATAAAACTGTCCGGGCTTTGGTCCGTTCTCCCAGAAGTTTAGCTTTAGACCGCTGGACTCCATGTTGAATATGACGGAAATGACGAAACAGTCGCTCAACGTCACTTCCACCCCAACTCTACTTacaataaaacagcattttgtcaAGATtttgaaggagaaaataaagttttacatttacacaaaGGTGGGTAGAGTAACCAAAAATTGTACACAAGTAAACCTGGcacaacttcaacatatttttactcaagtaaatttaaaaagtagaaataaattactcaattcaaactgaatttaattcagTTACATTTAATCTCGAAATGCTTGAATTATTTctagccttttttttctttctagtttTAACTTCAAGTGTCTGAGTTTTTGCTAGAAAATTCTTGATTTTTGGAGCTCAAAAATTTCCTAGGTTTTCTAGagaatttctgagatttatcctaaaatttctgagatttttctaaaaaaaaaattttctacttttgaaactcagaaatttccaagataATCTCACAATTTTGGGGTATTTTCCTGTAACAATTAGACTTCTGGAGCTCAAAAACTGACCTTGCTTTTCTGATAAAATTTAAGATTAAGCTCAATATCtgagtatattttttttgcacattttagactttttagaCACATTTTAAAGCTAACTATCTTCCCTGTTTCtcttagaaaatttctgagattattctcaaagattttttcaagaaaatattcgactttttaaacacagaaattaaaatttttgctgGAAAATTTCTGCgattaatgtaaaaattgtgGTGTAATTTCTGGCAACATTTCGAGTTTGGAGCTCAAAAATATCCTTGTTTTTCAAGGattcaataatatatatatatatatatatatatatatatatatatatatatatatatatatatatatatatatattcaagtattcaatgattttttttaattttttgtcatgcCACCTTTGCTTGTTTGTAATACAAAATTCGGACTCAGGTTCCAAATTAAGAAatcaaatccaaaaataaaaataaacaaataataaggAACATTTATTAGATGttacaaaatttctgagattattttaAGAATCTCAGACTTTTCTCctagattttgttgttttttctagaaaatctttctgcatgttaaaacaaaaaactttccaGCATCTTTTAAATAGGGCTGCTAGACGTTTATTacagctttattgtttttactttttgtttcctAAAAAGTAAATGCCCTTTAAACTTTTCCGTCTGTCGCAACTGTCAGACCGCAACAATACGAGCTGTATCGCATTTTGCCACGCAGACTCGTTCAGCAGGCAGCAACATGAACGCTGCCGTCTCCACCCCGCCACGCCCGCTCACAGTCACGGTTGGCACAGCAACGGGGTGGGACCCTTATTGCTGCAACACACCTCCGTTTTCTTTATATATCTGAAAGTACAGACAGAGAGGGGAAGCACAGCTCAGGTGTCAGAGTCCGCTCATAAACGGAACAGCTGAGTCACCAGGTGTGGAACTGGTTCCAATTCAGATCCATTTGTCCCAAACCGTCTCACCTTTCCTCACCTGTCCCCCCCTCACCTGCCGGGGCCGACGGGGCTGAAAGAGCTGCTGTAAGTCTGCCCACTTCTACTCTAttagtaaactttttttttttaaatctttgctgTGGCGTTGGACTTTTACATTTCAGCTCAATCGGTTTCTGTAGTCAACCAGAGAGGTAAATATAAATGAGAGCAGGAAGGGTTGTGGGTtgggtttgttgttttcctgGTTCGGATCCAGTGAGCAGAAATCCTAGAGCAGCAACATTTGTCCAGCCTTGTGTCAACAGTTCAGTTTGTTCTAGCTGTTTCTCATTTCAGCGTCCAAGGGCGTCAGAATTACCCAATACTGGTTaaaattatcagaaaatatGGTTTATTTCTACAACATGGTCTCCAAAATGTTCGTTATGGGAGCCAAAAAATGTCAAGTTGAAAGAATCACAGGGACCacaaactttttaatgtttttgttttaaatgtaattgcgaaaattatttaattatttaatttgtacCAGTTCAGCAGTAAActaaacacaatattttaatgacaatGAAAGTAGTCAGATTTCTACGACAAAGTATTAGGACTAGAAAAAagggagtaaatttctgccaaaaaatcCCAGAAAccttctaagaaaaaaaaaacaaaaaaggaaatgtcaGAGTTTGAAAAATCTTCTAGAAAGACATTagaaatttcagattttttttcttgaaaattactTGGATTAATCTAaagtttctgactttttaacTCCATACAAAGTGTTAATGTTAGCAAATATATGTCTGTATATCTATACAGAAAATAAGTGTGAAACTCTAAGTCATATAAATATGACctaactataaaataaaataaaaacatgtgcacagaaatatgtaaatatagaagtaaatgtttagatttgagaccaaacataaaactgtgcaagaaaattttatttttagagctgATTTTAGTTATATTTTGTACAATCAGTCCAACTTggtaaagaataaataaaataaaggattaAAAACCCAGGAGGAATATGAAATGCATGtgtaaaatgactttatttgcACCTGTGAGTGTAACTGTAGGAACTAGTTTATATGTGTTATTTACTGGAAACAGGTTTGAGAAGGAAGGTGACGCGGCGGAAAGCTGTTATTTTTAAGTTCCTTCTTCTGCCAGCCAAATCCGGCAGCATCAGTTCTGTCTgaatccaaaacacaaaatcctgcatttattttctcctccatGAACAGAACCAACATGGAGTCCACAGGAGaagaacacaaagaagaaacatcCAGGTCAGGGGTCAACCtcagtatttttggtttatttaactGGGACATGAGAAATTGTATAAAATACTTGAATTTTCACTTTCCAGGTACCTACTTTATCCACTGTATCTTTCTGCAGGATAATTTTGGGAGATGAAAACTCTGAAACCAGCCACCAAGACGctgcagatgaaaacatttctactacaacaaccacaacaacaggTCCGTCAGCCTTTCACTTCACTTTAAATCATGATTCAATCACaatatttcactgcaaaaacacaaaatctcaataagtatctttggtctagtttctagtgtgaATATGTTAGTGTATTTTTAATACGTTatagaaaaaaagtctttcagTACCAtcatcacaaataaaaagttcaCTGAGTTCTACCAGAACcaggttttttaaattttatttttgtgaaaacatgtaTATGAATATCTGACATCTAATATAATCTGATACCTAATATCTTCAAGAACTTTCATTCAAAAAGTGAAGTTTATCTGAAGATTAAAATTCAGTTGTCATTTAAATACAAGTTTCATATTGGTTTGCccaaataagatatttttttaaatttgctgatgatttttgcactttttaaaagaagaaaatgttgtgcactgcaaaatcacaaaatcttaccaagtatttttggtctagttccaataagacaaaactaactcacaagtaactttttagcaaaa from Gambusia affinis linkage group LG14, SWU_Gaff_1.0, whole genome shotgun sequence includes the following:
- the psmb4 gene encoding proteasome subunit beta type-4 produces the protein MESSGLKLNFWENGPKPGQFYSFPGTSSTGSGTSCGPVRHTLNPMVTGTSVLGVKFTGGVIIAADMLGSYGSLARFRNISRLMKVNDNTILGASGDYADYQYLKQVIEQMVIDEELLGDGHSYSPKAIHSWLTRVMYNRRSKMNPLWNTVVIGGFYNGESFLGYVDKLGVAYEAPTVATGFGAYLAQPLMREVVENKADISKQEARDLVERCLKVLYYRDARSYNRHEIAIVTEEGVEIIGPLSSETNWDIAHLVSGFE